One Phycisphaera mikurensis NBRC 102666 DNA window includes the following coding sequences:
- a CDS encoding PEP-CTERM sorting domain-containing protein (PEP-CTERM proteins occur, often in large numbers, in the proteomes of bacteria that also encode an exosortase, a predicted intramembrane cysteine proteinase. The presence of a PEP-CTERM domain at a protein's C-terminus predicts cleavage within the sorting domain, followed by covalent anchoring to some some component of the (usually Gram-negative) cell surface. Many PEP-CTERM proteins exhibit an unusual sequence composition that includes large numbers of potential glycosylation sites. Expression of one such protein has been shown restore the ability of a bacterium to form floc, a type of biofilm.): protein MRRRHTFAGSASAALLAVAAGGAASAAVVPAFDLVDDFLKVGGNYNGPGLYDVFDAATGLAVADGVADIAVSVTATGLTADDGNNVSWVATTGTSGTGLVSTIDPSFVSGGGVLANNGGHRVTQTIQIDFLTLLVEASDVTDLSWSSGNSAGVVWEHSVMEFLDAGGNPFSPTPAIGSYATHTPVEGSASAGNYVADGLGSVTAVGTDLTVPGSNGSMDAITGSEPDTPAATGVAPATTLIGGIRFTHGVEDVRGVDNGDTVFTNTINDLDLVDFEVVPEPASALLLATGALLILTGRRN from the coding sequence ATGAGACGCAGGCACACGTTCGCGGGCTCGGCGTCGGCGGCGCTGCTGGCGGTGGCGGCGGGCGGGGCGGCCTCCGCGGCGGTCGTTCCCGCGTTCGATCTCGTCGACGACTTCCTCAAGGTCGGCGGCAACTACAACGGGCCGGGCCTCTACGACGTCTTCGACGCGGCGACCGGCTTGGCCGTCGCGGACGGCGTGGCGGACATCGCGGTGTCGGTCACCGCCACCGGGCTCACCGCCGACGACGGCAACAACGTGTCCTGGGTCGCGACGACGGGGACCAGCGGGACCGGGCTGGTCTCGACGATCGATCCGAGCTTCGTCTCCGGCGGCGGGGTCCTCGCCAACAACGGCGGGCACCGCGTGACGCAGACGATCCAGATCGACTTCCTCACGCTTCTCGTGGAGGCGAGCGACGTCACCGACCTCAGCTGGTCCAGCGGCAACAGCGCGGGCGTGGTGTGGGAGCACTCCGTGATGGAGTTCCTCGACGCCGGCGGGAACCCCTTCAGCCCGACGCCCGCGATCGGGTCCTACGCGACGCACACGCCGGTCGAAGGCTCGGCGTCCGCCGGCAACTACGTCGCCGACGGCCTCGGCAGCGTCACGGCGGTGGGGACCGACCTCACGGTGCCGGGCTCCAACGGGAGCATGGACGCGATCACCGGGTCCGAGCCCGACACCCCGGCCGCGACCGGCGTCGCGCCGGCGACGACGCTCATCGGCGGGATCCGCTTCACCCACGGCGTCGAAGACGTGCGCGGCGTGGACAACGGGGACACCGTCTTCACGAACACGATCAACGACCTCGACCTCGTGGACTTCGAGGTGGTCCCCGAGCCCGCCTCGGCCCTGCTGCTCGCCACCGGAGCCCTGCTGATTCTCACCGGCCGCCGGAACTGA
- a CDS encoding SWIM zinc finger family protein has translation MSYYGYQHFAPAPTVAQLRAKGERACAKLRKTNPGIEPVHIEGRTIARTFWGRAWCDNLEAYRDFAYRLERGRKYVRHRCVVDLSIRGGRVGAVVQGSSLYDVRVEVEPLPEARWTQLKGATVGQIGSAIDLLKGELSDAVIQRLIDLDTGLFPAPAEIRMSCSCPDGAGCCKHVAAALYGVGHRLDTKPDLLFVLRNLDPAELIAHAASADALTGGSGPGSAAELAGEDLDDIFGLSLGQEEKDSAPSAKRKPATEAPAKKKTKKKPAAMKAARKKPAAAAKAAKKKPSPKKKPLAKKYPGKSSEPAPPVRKKATKKAAATKSTAKKPTTKKKAAPKKAVKRSSTPRC, from the coding sequence ATGAGTTACTACGGGTACCAGCACTTCGCCCCCGCCCCCACCGTGGCCCAGCTGCGGGCCAAGGGCGAGAGAGCCTGCGCCAAGCTGCGCAAGACGAACCCGGGCATCGAGCCGGTCCACATCGAGGGCCGCACGATCGCGCGGACCTTCTGGGGCCGAGCCTGGTGCGACAACCTGGAGGCCTACCGCGACTTCGCCTACCGGCTGGAGCGCGGCCGCAAGTACGTGCGGCATCGCTGCGTCGTCGACCTGTCGATCCGCGGCGGCCGGGTGGGCGCGGTGGTGCAGGGCAGCTCGCTCTACGACGTCCGCGTGGAGGTCGAGCCGCTGCCCGAGGCCCGCTGGACCCAGCTCAAGGGCGCCACGGTCGGGCAGATTGGCTCCGCGATCGACCTGTTGAAGGGCGAGCTCTCCGACGCGGTGATCCAGCGGCTGATCGACCTGGACACCGGCCTGTTCCCCGCCCCCGCGGAGATCCGCATGTCCTGCAGCTGCCCCGACGGCGCCGGCTGCTGCAAGCACGTCGCCGCCGCGCTGTACGGCGTCGGCCACCGCCTGGACACCAAGCCCGACCTGCTGTTCGTGCTGCGCAACCTCGACCCCGCCGAGCTCATCGCCCACGCCGCCTCCGCCGACGCCCTCACCGGCGGCAGCGGCCCGGGCTCCGCCGCCGAGCTCGCCGGCGAAGACCTCGACGACATCTTCGGCCTCTCCCTCGGCCAGGAGGAAAAGGACTCGGCTCCGTCGGCAAAAAGAAAGCCCGCGACCGAGGCTCCCGCGAAGAAGAAGACGAAGAAGAAGCCCGCCGCCATGAAGGCCGCCAGGAAGAAGCCGGCCGCCGCGGCGAAGGCCGCCAAAAAGAAGCCATCCCCGAAGAAGAAGCCCTTGGCGAAGAAGTATCCCGGGAAGAGTTCCGAGCCCGCACCGCCCGTTCGCAAGAAGGCAACGAAGAAAGCGGCGGCGACTAAATCCACCGCGAAGAAACCGACTACGAAGAAGAAAGCCGCTCCGAAGAAGGCCGTCAAGAGGTCCAGCACGCCGAGATGCTGA
- a CDS encoding DUF262 domain-containing protein, whose protein sequence is MQQPEPQSRNLDSFLHEIDKGAIKIPLFQRDFVWERAKSAALLDSVLKGYPVGTFILWKTKERMRSVRDIGGVPLPELPEGETVEQVLDGQQRLTSLYAAVKGLSIQRGKRVDDFGEIVLDLDADPDGIQPLVLPRVPASDEQDETPDADRYAPVASLQDKKLFALLGSLDPARSERLLMLRDRLSKYRFSMIIVGEAPLSTATEIFTRINVTGKALTVFEIMAAKTYNEKTGFDLAERFDRFREDLDGVGYGLISGVSMLQLTSLLLTEHGSATREDILNLPPAGFPAAWERAVSAAEAAVDHFRQVMRVPVSRLLPYGSLIVPFGFFFAHHPANANGHERKALEEFFFRVALTGRYTSAVETKLASDARIIAMIARGEEPAFDRTFAAETSAASIERRGTFRTSGSYVKALLAVLAAQGPRSFSNDAAVTLGNDWLKQANSRNYHHFFPKAFLTKQGVARERANHTANITLVDDFLNKRVIRAQPPSEYLPRFREENPDLDATLRSHLIEPGPELSTDDYGRFFRRRCERLSKELAMRVPRRSIDDGLSGPRDADDVDPEDADA, encoded by the coding sequence ATGCAACAACCGGAGCCGCAAAGCCGCAACCTCGACAGCTTCCTGCACGAGATCGACAAGGGCGCGATCAAGATCCCGCTCTTCCAGCGCGACTTCGTGTGGGAGCGAGCGAAGTCGGCGGCGTTGCTCGACAGCGTCCTGAAGGGGTACCCGGTGGGTACGTTCATCCTCTGGAAGACGAAGGAGCGGATGCGGAGCGTCCGGGACATCGGCGGGGTGCCGCTCCCCGAGCTCCCCGAGGGGGAAACTGTTGAGCAGGTGCTCGACGGGCAGCAGCGGCTGACGAGCCTGTACGCCGCCGTCAAGGGGCTCAGCATCCAGCGGGGGAAGCGGGTCGACGACTTCGGTGAGATCGTTCTTGACCTCGATGCAGATCCCGATGGCATCCAACCGCTGGTCCTCCCAAGGGTCCCGGCGAGCGATGAGCAAGATGAGACGCCCGACGCCGACCGGTACGCTCCCGTCGCCTCGCTGCAAGACAAGAAGCTGTTTGCCTTGCTCGGCAGCCTCGACCCCGCCCGGAGCGAACGCTTGCTGATGCTCCGGGACCGCCTGAGCAAGTATCGCTTTTCGATGATCATCGTCGGCGAGGCGCCGCTTTCCACGGCCACCGAGATCTTCACGCGGATCAACGTGACCGGCAAAGCATTGACCGTCTTCGAGATCATGGCGGCGAAGACGTACAACGAGAAGACCGGGTTCGATCTTGCCGAGCGGTTCGACAGGTTCCGCGAAGACCTCGATGGTGTCGGCTACGGATTGATCTCGGGCGTGTCGATGCTGCAACTGACCTCGTTGCTGCTCACTGAGCATGGATCGGCGACGCGAGAGGACATCCTCAACCTCCCGCCGGCTGGGTTCCCCGCGGCGTGGGAGCGAGCGGTGTCGGCGGCGGAGGCGGCGGTCGATCACTTCCGACAGGTGATGCGGGTTCCCGTTTCTCGTCTACTGCCCTACGGATCGCTGATCGTCCCCTTTGGATTCTTCTTCGCACACCACCCCGCCAACGCCAACGGCCACGAACGCAAGGCGCTCGAAGAGTTCTTTTTCCGCGTAGCCCTCACCGGCCGCTACACCTCCGCGGTCGAGACGAAGCTGGCCTCTGATGCGCGGATCATCGCGATGATTGCCCGCGGCGAAGAGCCTGCCTTCGACAGGACCTTCGCCGCGGAAACCTCTGCGGCCTCGATCGAGCGTCGCGGTACCTTCCGCACCAGCGGCAGCTACGTCAAGGCGTTGCTCGCCGTGCTGGCGGCTCAAGGCCCCCGCTCCTTCTCGAACGACGCGGCAGTCACGCTCGGCAACGACTGGTTGAAGCAGGCGAACAGCCGCAACTACCACCACTTCTTTCCAAAGGCTTTCCTGACAAAGCAGGGTGTCGCAAGAGAGCGAGCAAACCACACGGCGAACATCACACTCGTCGATGACTTTCTTAACAAGCGGGTCATCCGCGCCCAGCCTCCGTCGGAATATCTCCCCCGATTCCGGGAGGAGAACCCAGACCTCGACGCCACGTTGCGTTCTCACCTGATTGAGCCAGGGCCAGAATTGTCGACCGACGATTATGGAAGATTCTTCCGACGCCGCTGCGAGCGGCTGTCAAAAGAGCTGGCCATGAGGGTGCCAAGGCGGTCCATCGACGACGGCTTGAGCGGGCCGCGAGACGCGGACGATGTCGATCCGGAAGATGCGGACGCGTGA